A stretch of Rhodoferax potami DNA encodes these proteins:
- a CDS encoding pilus assembly protein PilP, with translation MTFLRIAAVVALGLLLGACGSSGEDDLRTWIVEERNLTRPRVAPIPAPKQFVPEKYANTSAREPFSSVNLTQALKRESSQAVTNGALVAPELARRKEPLEAFPLDSMSLVGNLSKSGQPVALVRVDNLLYQVRSGNYLGQNYGKVTKITETQVTLREIVQDAAGEWIERVATLELQEKAR, from the coding sequence ATGACGTTCTTGCGCATCGCCGCCGTAGTAGCGCTTGGCTTACTGTTGGGCGCGTGCGGCTCCAGCGGAGAGGATGATCTCCGGACTTGGATTGTTGAGGAGCGTAACCTAACGCGACCTAGAGTTGCACCTATCCCCGCTCCGAAGCAGTTTGTTCCGGAGAAGTACGCCAATACCTCAGCCAGAGAGCCATTTAGTAGCGTGAATTTGACACAAGCACTGAAGCGCGAGTCTTCGCAGGCGGTGACCAATGGCGCCTTGGTGGCTCCTGAGCTGGCAAGACGGAAAGAACCATTGGAGGCCTTTCCATTGGATTCGATGTCGTTGGTTGGCAATCTGTCGAAATCTGGTCAGCCTGTGGCCTTGGTCCGTGTGGATAACCTGCTGTATCAAGTACGGTCTGGAAACTATTTGGGTCAAAACTACGGGAAAGTCACCAAAATCACAGAAACCCAAGTGACCTTGCGTGAGATCGTCCAAGACGCTGCGGGCGAGTGGATTGAGCGCGTCGCAACACTTGAGCTGCAAGAGAAGGCGAGATGA
- a CDS encoding type 4a pilus biogenesis protein PilO: MAKNLNLSVNFTDLQEKLTSQFRELDPKDPSLWPSIPRYLLLIATAGIVVGLLWFLWLSGSQETLQAEQEKEIVLREDYKKKLTKAVNLEVLRKQREQVLQYVTQLEKQLPSKAEMDALLSDINQAGLGRSLQFELFRPGQITVKEYYAELPITIKVTGNFHDIGSFASDIANLSRIVTLNNLSLSPRTDGALTLDATAKTFRYLDPDEVLAQRASAGAKK, translated from the coding sequence ATGGCTAAAAATTTAAATCTCTCGGTAAATTTCACAGACTTACAAGAAAAGCTGACGTCGCAATTTCGTGAATTGGATCCGAAGGATCCATCGCTCTGGCCTTCTATTCCTCGTTACTTGTTATTGATTGCGACAGCCGGCATTGTGGTGGGCCTTTTGTGGTTTTTATGGCTGTCCGGATCGCAAGAGACCCTGCAAGCGGAGCAGGAAAAAGAAATCGTCCTCCGTGAAGACTATAAAAAGAAGCTGACCAAAGCGGTTAATCTTGAAGTGCTCCGTAAGCAGCGCGAGCAGGTTTTGCAATATGTCACACAGCTTGAAAAGCAATTGCCCAGCAAGGCGGAAATGGATGCTTTGCTATCAGACATCAACCAAGCCGGTTTGGGCCGGAGTCTGCAGTTTGAACTCTTCAGGCCGGGGCAGATTACGGTCAAAGAGTATTACGCAGAGTTGCCAATCACGATCAAAGTCACTGGGAATTTCCATGACATCGGCAGTTTCGCCTCTGACATCGCCAATCTGTCGCGCATCGTGACGCTGAATAATTTGTCGCTTTCGCCCCGTACGGATGGGGCCTTGACCCTTGACGCCACCGCTAAGACATTCAGGTATCTCGACCCTGATGAGGTCCTGGCACAGCGCGCTTCGGCGGGAGCTAAGAAATGA